The Longimicrobium sp. genomic sequence AAACTTACGTAGTAGCTTTCGCGTTACCTCTCCCATGCACTTCCCGCCGTCTGGCGGACCATCTCCCATCCACACACCGCCACAAGGGATCGGATGCCCCTGATCTCCGCTCGCGACCTCACGCACACCTATCCAGGCGGCGTGACGGCGCTTCGCGGGCTTTCGCTGGAGCTGGAACCCGGCATCATCGGGTTCGTGGGCGCCAACGGGGCCGGCAAGAGCACCTTCATCAAGATCCTGCTGGGGCTGCTGACGCCCACGTCGGGCGACGTCAGCGTCTTTGGCCTGGACGCCCGTACCCGCGGCCTGGAAATCCGGCAGATGGTGGGCTACATGCCCGAGCACGACTGCCTTCCGCCCGACATGACGGCCACGGAGTTCGTCGCCCACATGGGGCGCATCTCCGGCCTGCCCCGGGCCGCCGCCCGCGAGCGCGCCGCGGAGATGCTGCGCCACGTGGGGTTGTACGAAGAGCGGTACCGGCCCATCGGCGGGTACAGCACGGGGATGAAGCAGCGCGTGAAGCTGGCGCAGTCGCTGGTGCACGATCCGCGGCTGCTCCTGCTGGACGAGCCCACCAACGGGCTGGACCCGGCCGGCCGCGAGGAGATGCTGGAGCTCATCCGCCGCACCGGCCGCGAGTTCGGCATTGCGGTGATGGTGTGCTCGCACCTGCTGGGAGAGATCGAGCGCGTCAGCGACTTCCTGGTGGCCATCGACGCCGGCAAGCTGAAGAGCGCGGCCGCGCTGCATACGTTCACCGGCGACCAGCAGCTGCTGGCGGTAGAGGTGGACGAGGGGATCGACCAGCTGCTCGCCCGGCTCGCGAGCGAAGGCATCACCGCGCGCGTGGACGCGGGCCTGGTGCTGCTGCCCCTGTCCGACGACCGCCCGTACGACGCCGTCCGCGACGCCGCGGCAGACCTGGGGCTGGCGCTGGTCCGCATGGAGCGGCGCCGCAACACGCTCCAGGACCTGTTCCGCGCTCCCACCCACGCAACCGACGAGGAGGCGCATGTCGCTCGCGCCTGACGCCGTCGCCGGGGTCATCTACGACATCGGCTATCGGAAGTACGAGGGCGCCCGGCTGGGCCGCGGCTACGCCTTCCGCACGCTGTACGTCCACTCGCTGCGCAGTGCCTTCGGGCTGGGCCGCGGCGGGAGGGCGCTGTGGATCCCGTGGATGCTCTTCGCCTTCATCTGCTTTCCCTCGGCGATGTCGGTGGCGGCCAGCGCGTTCACGGGCGGCATGGCCAACCTGATGAGCTACGACGACGTGTTCGCGTTCGTGTCGCTCGTGATCGCCCTGTTCTGCGCCGCGCAGGCGCCGGAGCTGGTGAGCCGCGACCAGCAGTACCGGGTGCTTCCGCTCTATTTTTCCCGGCCGCTTCCTGCCCGGGAATATGCGGGCGCCAAGCTCCTGGCGATGTGGACGGCCGTGGTCATCCTGGTGCTCACGCCGCTGCTGATCCTGCTGGTGGGCCGGCTGGCCATGGGGGCCGACTTCGTGGCGGCGGTGAAGGCCGAGTCGAAGTACTTCCTTCCCATCCTGGCAACCCCCGTCGTCGCCGCCCTGGGCATCGGCACGCCGGCCCTGGCGCTCGCCTCGCTGGTGCAGCGCCGCTGGCTGGCGAC encodes the following:
- a CDS encoding ABC transporter ATP-binding protein → MPLISARDLTHTYPGGVTALRGLSLELEPGIIGFVGANGAGKSTFIKILLGLLTPTSGDVSVFGLDARTRGLEIRQMVGYMPEHDCLPPDMTATEFVAHMGRISGLPRAAARERAAEMLRHVGLYEERYRPIGGYSTGMKQRVKLAQSLVHDPRLLLLDEPTNGLDPAGREEMLELIRRTGREFGIAVMVCSHLLGEIERVSDFLVAIDAGKLKSAAALHTFTGDQQLLAVEVDEGIDQLLARLASEGITARVDAGLVLLPLSDDRPYDAVRDAAADLGLALVRMERRRNTLQDLFRAPTHATDEEAHVARA